TTTAAAAATAGAAGTACTTTAGGATTTTGTGCTTCAGTAAAACACTGTGAATTTATGACTGAATTTTTTAATAAACATAAAATAAAAGCTAAATTCATAACTGGAAATACTTCTTCAAATGAAAGAAAAAAAATAATTGAAGAACTTAAAAATCAAGAAATTGAAATTATTTTCACCGTTGACGTTTTCAATGAAGGTGTTGATATTCCATGCGTGAATACAGTTTTATTTTTGAGGCCAACTGAATCTTACACAATTTTCTTGCAACAACTGGGAAGAGGACTTAGAACTCATGCTGGAAAAGAATTTTTAAGAGTTTTAGATTTCGTAGGAAATTATAAAGGAGCTGAACTTAGACTACTTTATTTAACTGGAAAAAATAAAAAACAGTCTACCTCTCCTCTGAATTTAGAAAATTTAGATTTGCCAAGTGGTTGTTCTGTAAATTTTGATTTGGAACTTTTAGATTATTTTGAAAAAGCAAATGAAAAGAAAAAAACACTGGGTGAAAGACTTGTAAACGCTTACATGAATGTGCAACAGCAACTTGAAAATAGACCATCAATTATGGATATATTCACATATGGAGAATTCCCAGTTCATACTTATTTACAAACATTCAAAACTTGGTGGGATTTTTTAGATAAAATAAATTCTCTTTCTGAAAATGAAAAACTATTTTCTGAGAATTTTAAAGATTTTTTAAAATTACTAGAAAAAACTTCAATGACTAAATCTTATAAAATACCTCTCCTTCTTTCTCTTTTTGAAAATGGCTTGAAAGAATCTGTTTCAACAAAAGAAATTGGAGAAAAGTTTATGGAATTTTATAAAGAATTTTTATTCAAAAAAGATTTAAATAATAAAAAACATGCTGATATAGAAAATTGGACTTTAAAAGATTACACAAAACTTGCTCTTGAAAATCCAGTTCATTTTATAATAACAAACAAAGAAAGTTCTAAATATTTTACATTTGAAAATGATAGATTTATCTTAAATAAGAGTATTTATGAAGAGATTAAAAATAACAAAGATGCTCTACAAAATATTTTAGATCGAATAACTTATAGAAACAAAAACTATTTCAGTAGAAAATATGAACTCTAGGGGGTACTATGTCTGTAAATTTTTATAATAAAAATGCTAAAGATTTTTTTGAGAATACTTTAAATGCTAATATGAAATCAACTTATTCGGAATTTTTAAAATATATTCCCGACAACGGAACTGTTTTAGATTTGGGATGTGGAAGTGGAAGAGATAGTAAAGCTTTTTTAGATCTAGGATATGATGTAACTTCCCTTGACCTCTCCTCTGAACTTTCTAAAATGGCAGAGGAATATATTGGAAGAAAAGTTTTACTTGAAGATATGAGAAATATTAATTTCAAAGAAAAATTTGACGGTATTTGGGCTTGTGCCTCTCTTTTGCATTTAACTCGAGAAGATCTTTCAAATACTTTTACAAAGATTCATAAAAGTTTAAAAAAGAATGGTATTTTATATGCTTCTTTCAAATATGGAGAAAAGGATTTTTCTAAAAAAGAAAGATTATTTACTTGTTTTACAGAAAAAACTATTTTAGAAAATATGGTTTCTTCAGATAGATTTAAAGTAAAAAAAATATGGATCACTGGTGATGTTAGGGAGGGTAGAGAAGAAGAGAAATGGCTAAATATACTTCTAAGGAAATTGTAAACTTTTCTGATGAAGAGTTTTTAAAAATTCTAAAAAAGTTTATGGAAGAAAATGAAGTTTATACTTCAAAGCAATTTGTAAAAAGTAAATTTATAAATCTACAAACTCTTTACAAAAAATTAAACATAAATTCTTGGTTTCAACTGATTGAAATGTTGAATTTACAAGATAAATATAAAAATCCTCGGAAAGTTTCTAAAGAGGAACTTATTCAAAAATATAAAGAAGCTCAAAAAAAATTAAATAAAGAAAAAATTACAATAACTGAATTTGAAAAAGAAGCTTCTCACGGAATAAAACTTGTTTCAAAATTATTTGGGTCTTGGAAAGAATTTGTAGAAAAATGTGATTCTGAACTTACTCGAGAAATTAATGTTGTTA
Above is a window of Cetobacterium ceti DNA encoding:
- a CDS encoding class I SAM-dependent methyltransferase, which produces MSVNFYNKNAKDFFENTLNANMKSTYSEFLKYIPDNGTVLDLGCGSGRDSKAFLDLGYDVTSLDLSSELSKMAEEYIGRKVLLEDMRNINFKEKFDGIWACASLLHLTREDLSNTFTKIHKSLKKNGILYASFKYGEKDFSKKERLFTCFTEKTILENMVSSDRFKVKKIWITGDVREGREEEKWLNILLRKL